tgtatgcgtgtgtgggtgtaaCCACATGATGATATCGGTGGCTGGCTGAAcgacggcacacacacacgcacgcacacacacacacacacacatacatacatacatagaGTCACTGATACGACAGACTTCGCAGGACTGTGCACAAATCGATCAGCTCACGACACCCACACACTGCAGAACGTCTCTTCTGTGGACAAGTCGGCTATTTTCCTTCCGCTCACAtccccgcctccctccaccacctctgcATCCGCTACCACACGgacctcttcttcctccctctctcccaaCCTCCGACCCACTCTCGCCCCTCttcacgtgtgtgctgctgttcgCGAAGAGCCTCAAGTTGGAGTGGTCAACTTTTCGTCGTTGTTGGAGGGGGCAGCCTTGATCTTCACGCGATAGCAACAGCCGTGTTGGTGtcggcaccgcctcttcgtgcgcacacacaacataCACGAGCACTTGTTGTCTATCGACGAGAAAGAGGACTCACCCACAACTGCCATCATCAGTTCGTTGATCCCCCCTCCAAAAAAAAATCCCGTCTCTTCGTTTAGAGTACAAGTCCCACACATCCACAGAAAAATAGTTAGAAAGGGAATAGAGAcggagagacgcacacgatcgcagagagaggggcagagagagagagagagagtgcgcaCGCATCACGAGCGGACTTGCGCCtcgcctccacccccccccccctcctccctcactccTCATCTTGCTCCCGCATACacagtcacacacacacacacacacacacatatatatatatatcatcatcatcatcatcatcacacATCGATACCGAACGCCTattgcgcacacgcatacacacgcgcgcgcataTCTCAGGCTTATACGCCCCGTACGTTAGTGTGTGGCTCTATTATTATTAGCACTATTCGCTCCCatcttccccctcccctcctttcgtctctctcgccgctcgatccaccaccaccaccccgaAGAAAACGCTTGCCATCAGGCCCTCGCGTCGATATCATGAGCAGCCGTATCTGTGTAGCGGTGCGCAAGCGTCCCATCGCGGACCCGGAGCTGGACATCGTCGAGACGCCAACGCCGCGGTGCATCGTGAATGAGCCAAAGATCAAGTACGACCTCTCACCCTACACGGACCGGCACACCTTTACTTTCGATGAGGTGTTCGGGGAGACGTGTAACAACAGCGGCGTGTACCAGCGTTGCTGTCTGCCACTCATCGACACCGTATTCAACTACGGTAATGCCACCTGCTTTGCCTACGGGCAGACCGGATCGGGCAAGACGTACACCATGCTAGGTTCGCAGAAAGAGCCAGGGCTGTATGCCATTGCAGCACGCGAGATCTTCGCACGCGCCAACGACATCGACGCCGTCGTCTACGTCTCCTTCTACGAAATTTACGGCCGGAAAATATTTGATCTCCTGAACAACCGAAAGCGTCTTTTCGCCCGCGAGGATGCGGACAAGGTGATCAACATTTGCGGGCTGAGCGAGCATCAGGTGACGGACATCCAGGAGATCTTCGACGTGATTACGGCGGGCAGTGCATACCGTGCGGCAGGTCAGACAAGCGCCAACGCCGAGAGTAGCCGCTCCCACGCCGTGCTGCAGGTGGAGGTGCGAGAAACGCGGAGCGCCAACGCACGGCGTGCGCCCAAGACGATTGGTCGTATTTCCTTCATCGACTTGGCGGGTaacgagcgcggcgccgaCACGTTCGACTGCGACCGCAAGACGCGAATGGAGGGTGCAGAGATCAACAAGTCTCTCCTGGCTCTGAAAGAGTGCATTCGGGCCCTCGGGATGGGCAAGAGCCACGTTCCATTTCGGGGGTCTATCTTGACCGAGGTGCTGCGAGACTCCTTCACCGGCAACAGCCGCACTACCATGATCTCCACCATTTCGCCGTCCTCGCAGCACTGCGTGAACACGCTCAACACGTTGCGCTACACTCAGCGCGTGAAGGACcttggtggcggcggcatcggtggtggtgcgaaGATTGAGCAAGTGGCCGGCAGCCCGCCAGGTCGCCggcccgctgcaccgcgccgaAAGCCCTTCGAGGCGCTTCCTGCGAAGAACCGCCCAGAATGGGTGTCAGACTTCGCCTCCGACCCATCACCTGACATGTCCCCATCCGAGAATGGTGGCTACGGCGGCGAGAGTGACGGGGTCGCGGCAGGTGCGGCGCCGAGGAACGCCGCCAAGCCGCGCGGTCGGCAGCCGTCAGtaggccgcagcggcggtacGCCCCCGCCGGCCGCAGCTGTGGTGAAGGTGAAGGACCCGAAAATCGCGACGATTGTGCAGAACCACATCGCCGCCCTCGAGTCCAatgacgacgatgacgacatTGACGATGACGGCTGCAACTACCCGTGCGCCGTGGAAGGTGGTGGGGTGAtgcagcgggaggaggagcgtcAGGTGCGCAGAGTGCACGCCTACGTTGTCGAGGAGATCGCAAAGGCGGAGGAAAAGCTCATTGCACTGCACCGCCGGCACATTGACTCCAAGATGACCGGTATCAAGGAGGAGATCACGGCGATCCAGTCTTTTGAGGAATCCGACTCGGTCGACGAGTACGTGGCGCGGGTTCGGGTACTGCTGATGAAGCAGCGGGACGACATGAACGAGATCTTGGCGATGCTGAACGGCATTGGGTCGATGCTGCGCGACGAGGAAGACCTCTCCAAGACGCTCACTTCAAGCGTGAGCGCGCGGCGATGATGATGGGATTGGGGAGGTAAGCAcaggagagcgagaagatATGGAAGAGGGCTGACATCGGAGGAAGGGGAACACAAGAAGCATAAAAGGCAAAGGCGACATGGTATACGTATCCTCGTCTTTGTTTCACTTTTCGTtgtcctccctctctctctctctccgcttcacacacacacacacgagcgcgcatgcacagcgTCAAcgcctcttcccccccccccggttTTGCTCTTTgctctctgtgtatgtgtgtgtgtgtgtgttctttCTTCTTTCGACTGACTGAAGTCGCGTGCTTGGTTCTAGCGTGGTGCTTTTCGTTCTTGATGTATCCTACCgcagtgcacacgcgcgcgcactgACACCGTGTGACACCGTCACAGGCCAAACAGAGAGTAACTGAAGGACAACCtccgcatgcacgcacggaGAGATGCACCTTTATGCGTTGGCTCAAGGGGATAAATCCTCTGCACTGTTGTCTGCATCGCTCGTTTTTTCGTTTATTGttgaggagggggaagaggttGGTTTGGGTGTTCTCCCGTTGTAGCACGGCACTTGCCTtgtccccctcctccctctctgtgtctgtgtgtggatgtgggTATCTCACTCTCCTTGACCGCCAACACATACCCCGCGCGTAGTCCACAGGCAACCGACACTTCAAACAGCGTCTCGCTTGCGTTCCTTTGGTTTTTGTTACGTTTCCACTATTACccctcaccctcctcctccccgcccaCGACCGATCATCGCACTCCCTCTCGCCTACCGTGCACCGTGATccacgcctccctcccttccgctCTCAGATGGTCTTGGGGGAGGGTGCCAAGCGCctgcggaggaagagggagggagagagaaagagagacggcgAAATCGGTACGCGGCgcgctcctcttcctttcgTACGTGGCTTCCTCAGCTATTTCttacttgtgtgtgtgtttttgttgttggtgtAGTGCGGGAGGTCGAGGGGTATTGGGGGGCAGGGGGGAGACACGTGATTCGCCGGTATGTGCACCCGAACGTTGCTGAGCgcaggtgtgtgtatgtgtgtgtgtgtgtgtgtgtgtgtgtatgggcgGTGGGAGGTGCGTGAAGTGGGCGGGTGCAGTATGTGCGGTGCACTtgtgcgcccccccccacacacacacacctgccctccctcacctcaccccatacacacaccgccATGCTGCCATGTCAAACACCGCAGTCCAGGCAGCGATGTGGATAATGGCAGAAACGAAACAAGTAACAAGTcgaaagagaggaggagaggcacacaccAGAAAACGTGGAAGTGCTGTGCAGGAGCGAGAGACGgaaagggggaaggagaTGCAACGGTGCGAATCGAAGAAGAGGCAGACGCACTGTCTAAGGGCCGGTGGAAGATAGACTGGAAGTTGCCGCActcctccgctgcagcaacgACTCCctccatcctcctcctcctcccagctctctttgtgcgcacgcacatacccGTATCTACAGCCCTTTGCCTGTGCTCGGATCGCATGATCCGCTACCACTTCTccgtcccccttccctcgccGATATGGCACCGATATAGCGATGCGTACGCGTGCACACCAATGATGTGGCTCCAGGTTTCTatcctccctctttcctaTATACCCCTCTCTTCATGCCTCGATGACTTCGCTCCCTGTGCGATTCCTGCACCACCACTTCCTCCCCGGCGCTTCGTTATCAACCGGCAGTGTCCTCTTTTGGTCGCCATAGGAAAAGCTACGTAACGTAACCCGTTGTTCTCACCAGGAAtaacgccccccccctcccgacacacacacacacaccatccCATCCTCCCTCGCTCCCCGGAAGCCCTCATAATCGCGCGGACACATCACCCACacgttgctgccgctccctGCTCTATTCGCTCGCTGTACTTTTTCTtttggcgtgtgtgtgtgtgtgtcaccgGTTCGCGTGAGCGCGTTTTGGGCTGTCGCTGTTCGGCCGACGGCGTCTCGCCATCATCGCGACGACCTGCCCTCGTACGCCTTGCGTCGTCACAGTTGTGTGCTGgtctgctctctctctctctctcgtttccTTGCTCTCCTTTTCGCGTAGCCTCCCCGCCTTTATCCATTATTCCCTTCCAtttctgctgctgtcgtcgtcgtctgcgtgCGGCagtccctcccctccctgtTCATTGTCTTTTGCGTGTGACAAGGCGTGCCTGCGATAGACCTCTCttgggtgcgtgtgcgtgcgtgcggcctTGCGTCGGCTCATATAATCTCAGCTACGCGCATGGCACAGCGATACACATCCGCATACACGGAATCTCGCACCCACACATGGCCTTGTGGTGCTGTGGGACGGATGGCACCTCGAGTGTCACCTCCAAGAatgcagcgcagctgcgcaacctGGAGGCGATGGGCCTCTCGCGCGGCCACAGTCCACGCCTGCGCCGTACGGAGGTGCAGGTACCCGTTACCCTCAACGTGTACAGCCTGATCGAGAGCAACAAGAAGCTGTCCAAGATGGGCATGGGTGTCTTCCACACAGGCGTCGTTGTGTACGGCATCGAGTGGGGCtacggcgaggtggtggacaACCCCAACGCCTCCGGGTTGTTTTGCGTGCATCCTGGGCAAGCCGCCGGCACCCTTTACCGTACCATCCGCATCGGCCACACCACCCGGTCGCCCATGCAGGTGGACACCATCCTGCACCGGCTGGAGAACGAGTGGCGCAGCAGTGACTATCACATCCTGCACCACAACTGCAACCACTTTGCCCAGGCTTTCTGCGATCTGCTGAGCACCACAGAGAAGCTGCAGGTGCCGTCGTGGTGCAACCGCGCCGCGCGTGTCGGTGACCGCGTCATCCCACGCCGGCTGGCGACGAAGGTGCAGCATATGATGGACGACGAACCGCCcaaggcggctgcgccaccgacgccggcgtcgaACATCAGCGAGGTGCCCACATCGGTGGTGCCACACGAGTGGTACCTGCACCCCAGCATCTGCCAGCCGCTGCGGTACATCGACGAAAGCAAGCCACTCTCTGTGGTCACCCGAGGCGGGCATAGTGCCTCGGCATCCGCGGCAGCTGTTGATGGCAGCAGCTCCCGCTACAGCGCCGAGTGCGATCTTGTGCCACCGCCGGGCTACGAGATGGCCGACGCCGGAAGTGTGTGTCCGCCCATCACCCGGCGCGAGACGTACTGCCGCACGGACGAGAAGGGCAGCGTCACGCACATGATGGCCATCGAGGAGCAGCCCTCAGTAACCCCGTCTTCTCGGCGCGAGTCCGCGTGCAAGTCGACCGCGTCTCAATGCGCGACCAAGACCACGTATGGCCACAgtccggcgccgccgtcgctcggcgttgccttcagcagcggtggGGAAGACCGTGTGATGCTGCCGCGCATGCGGGCCTCGACAAGCCAGTCGTGCAGCGTAGCGCCAACCGGGTCCCCACAGGCCTCGGAGATCGAAACGGACGTGGAGAACGTCCTCCAGAGCGAAACAAGCGAGGAGCCATCGCCTTCCTTCATGTCGCACCTGCCGATGATTAGCTCCCCCaaccgcggcgccgccaacCCTCGAAAGGCGACGCCGTCaggcagcaccaccaaccggcggcgaggcgcaagtttcgagcagcagcatcacgtCGAGAACGACTCGAGGGACGAGGGTGCAGAAGCGTCTTCGGAGAAGCCGCTGTGCATGACGTTCAACTCATCTATGGAGTCGATGAGCGCGGAGCTGTCTGACCAAGGCGGCTCCTCGGCACAGCCGCACTCTTCGTTCCTTGCGACATCGAATGCGATGCCGGTCGGCTGCATTACGACTTTGTTGCCCGCCTCACCGAACCCACCAGCCGACGAGGTCACCCGGCGCAGTAGCGACGTGATGGCAGGCGAGCACGACGTCAGCACTGGCGTCGTGAATATGTCAAGCGAGGTGAGCAACAACGCGAGCAGCGACTTCGCGTCAGCCAAGCACAAACACAGAGCAaaggccaccaccaccagcagcgcaaTCAAGGAGCAGAGGCCAAAAAGGGAGCCCGGTAACGAATTCAGCGACATCACCGGTGCGCTGGTCTGCGATGCACCCATCTCATCCGCCACCGCAGAAGCATCACCGGCGGGCATCAAGCACAAGAACAGCTCGGCGTGGAAGCTTCTCAAGAACCAATGTGGCCTCTCGAGCAAAACTGGCAGCGGAAATGCCGTTTGCAAGTACCTCTCCACCCCGTCGGCAAGTTCGACGCCGTCTTCATCCTCCTCGCTTCTACAGCCTGAGGCCCATGACGACAAGGAGGCGGTCTCCGTAGCCACTGATagcggcgccgtcgatcCTGCCGCAGATTCAGCACCGGCGTCGAGGCAAGAGAGGggccacacgcacgtgctccTGTCCGCCCCAGCCTCTCCTTCGTCGCCCCACTCCACGCCAGTTGCGTTGGAACGCAAGGACATGGGGCATGACGCCGCATCGAACGAGGTGCAGGACGCGAACGGCACCACACCGACGCCAACaacggctgcgctgcagaaCGCGCCCCGCATGCTGCATCTGGGCGGTGACTCGCCAGCGTCCGCAACGGAGCTGATGCCACAGTCTTCTGAGCGGCGCCTGTCGCGCAGCGAGCCGTCTTTGGTGCGAGGCGGTGTTCCTTCGCCTGTGAGCCCGCCAGATCTGGGCCTGGCAACAACAGCGTCGCGGCCCATAGACAGTCCAGGGCCCCAGCCCCCGCCTTCCTTTGTGACGCCAGAACGACCTAGCATCATCACGAACAGTGGGGCTGTGACGACGGGGTgctcgcctgctgcggcacatCAACAGTgccggcgcgccagctcATCGGCCGCGATGAGCGACTCCCCGCCCCCGGACAGGGAGCGGTGCCGGACACCCATCCCCTTTGCAggaaggcggcgcggcaaTGATGAGAATGTCGCACCCGCGCTCCAGCTGGACTTGGGCAGCGATGAGGCGGAGCCGCCAGTGAGCCGCAGCAACAGTCGCCACAGTCGAACAGCAGTGGAAGCTGGTACGCTGTCGACGGCCGACAAGACGGCACACGCGCCAATGGTATCACGCTCGTGTGGACCGTCATCGCTGCACCGCGAGGAAACTGCGACGGGTGACAGTCGAATTGGCGAGAACGCATCCAGCGCCCACAGCCAAGCCCCTCTGGCAGCGAAGCCTAGCCTTAACACCGAGCTGGCGGATCCGGCACGCTTGAGCCCGACGCCTTTGGAGAGCATCCGGGCGGCGGAGGCCAACCAGCCCCCTACCTTACCCCCATGCGGCACTCATTGATGGGTGTTTAGCAATCAACCACTCTTTTCGATGTGTAGCGTGCATGCGCCTCCGTTTTTCGCTGCACTGTCTGCTTTTCTTCCTTTCTTGCATCCTGCGCGGTGACGGTGGTCATATCTTCTATTTCGCTATGTTCATATCAAAGATAACACACATTTCGTAGATGGCCTCGGCACTTTGTTTTCTGCGTTTTCTGGCCGCTACCTAGTGGATTGAGCGCGCTCTTCCCCaccgcccccaccaccaccaccaccacccacccttTCCCTCCGCACAGGTGCGCGTTGTGTTCGATGCAAGTGGCTTGTATGCTCCGCagcccttccccttcccacCAAACCCGAGCAGATACAAAAAAACAGCAGCCcgcatgcacacaagcaccgCAAAACCTGCAAAGGAGCGGGCGACAGGCGCCCGAACCACCCCGGGGCAGCAGCCCCCGCCGCCCAGTGAGGCACCCCCCaatccccccacccctcggCCAAAGAGCCAGTGGGCCGCGGGGAAAGGAGCCCTCctcggcagccgccaccccacagcacccccccccctctctaACATCGCAACCGAGGGAGCCGaccccgccgcccccccccccttccttaCCAAAAGggcaccaccaacacccGCTGTGCACCCAAGGGCCGGCGCGGAGCCCGCCGCAAGCAACCCAAAGAACGCCTCAGTCAAGCCCTTTCTCCTACCGTGGAGGCCTATGAAGAAAGAAAGGACCGAAAGAAACGCGTGTCGGCCGAAGGACGAAAACGCAGCATCGCACCTCCCCCAACCTGGAGGATACGGCGGCTTCAGCTCTTCGTCCGCGATTGA
This Leishmania major strain Friedlin complete genome, chromosome 24 DNA region includes the following protein-coding sequences:
- a CDS encoding putative MCAK-like kinesin — protein: MSSRICVAVRKRPIADPELDIVETPTPRCIVNEPKIKYDLSPYTDRHTFTFDEVFGETCNNSGVYQRCCLPLIDTVFNYGNATCFAYGQTGSGKTYTMLGSQKEPGLYAIAAREIFARANDIDAVVYVSFYEIYGRKIFDLLNNRKRLFAREDADKVINICGLSEHQVTDIQEIFDVITAGSAYRAAGQTSANAESSRSHAVLQVEVRETRSANARRAPKTIGRISFIDLAGNERGADTFDCDRKTRMEGAEINKSLLALKECIRALGMGKSHVPFRGSILTEVLRDSFTGNSRTTMISTISPSSQHCVNTLNTLRYTQRVKDLGGGGIGGGAKIEQVAGSPPGRRPAAPRRKPFEALPAKNRPEWVSDFASDPSPDMSPSENGGYGGESDGVAAGAAPRNAAKPRGRQPSVGRSGGTPPPAAAVVKVKDPKIATIVQNHIAALESNDDDDDIDDDGCNYPCAVEGGGVMQREEERQVRRVHAYVVEEIAKAEEKLIALHRRHIDSKMTGIKEEITAIQSFEESDSVDEYVARVRVLLMKQRDDMNEILAMLNGIGSMLRDEEDLSKTLTSSVSARR